The genomic stretch GGAGTATGCCAAAGGAATCATCACTACATATTACATGAAAGATCCAAACGATCCGCAATGGCAGAACGACAAAGGCGTCCAGGACTGGAAAGCCTTCAGGAAAAACTATCTTCCCGACGGAAATATTCAGGATCAGTCCAATGTCTACGGCTACACCGTCGCGCAGGCGATGGTTGAGGTGATCAGGCAGTGCGGAGACGACCTCACCCGGGAAAACATCATGAAGCAGGCGACAAATCTGGATCTTGCGTTGCCGATGCTACTGCCCGGAATAAAGGTGAAAACCTCGCCGACAGACTATTTCCCCATCGAAGCCCAAAGTCTGCGACGCTTCAACGGAGAAGCGTGGGAGCTTTTCGGCGAAGTGAGCGGGGATTGATGGCCGACCAAGAATCTTCGAACGCAAGAGAGGTTAAGGCTGCTTTGACCAGCAAACGGGCGCATCGATATCAAGGTTGGCCAACTCATAGCCCCGCCGGAAATCGACGATGTGCTTATCCATCCAAACGCGCGCTTCGACTGCATTGCGCGTGCGCAAAGCCAGCAGAATCTTTTCATGCGCAAATACCAGTCGTTCGCCGGCATTCAAGCGGGAGAATACGTTCAGGAACGCCGGATAAAACAGTTCGCCGATCGGTTGGCGGCTGAGCTGCAATGCGCGATTGCGGGATGCATGGGCAATAGTCTGGTGAAACTCGATATCGAGCTGCACCAGACTTTGCTTGTCCTCGAACGCAGCTCGCGTTTTCTCGACGTTGGCCTGAAGAACATCAAGTGTATCGTCGTCGATTCGTTTCGCGGCGCATTCAGCCAGCATCGGTTCCAGACAGCGCATGCTCTCCCACAGCTCGAAAAAGCTGATTTCGTGCAGCACGATCGCGGCTGTGATCTTTGAAGAAATGTCCGCTTCGCGGGGCGCCGTGACGTAAAGAAGTTTGCCGCCGTCATGGCGACGCACCAGGCCATTTTGCTCGAGCACGCGAATGGCTTCCCGGACCGTCGACCGATGCACTCCGAAATCAGCGGCCATGGCCAACTCCGCGGGCAGGCGGTTTCCCACGGACCATTGGCCGGACATGATTTTCGATTCAATGCTGCGAACAATCCCCCGATAGGCCGGTTCATTGCGCAATGAGGCGGTCGCCAAGTCAGATTGGGCCATTTTTTAGTCCGACAGAAAGATGCCAAGACGGCACTCTACCATCATTTTAGGCCCGCCTAGACATTTGACAGGCTTAGGCAACAGATATTATTGTCGGACAATAAAATGCCAGGGAGGAATCATGAACGCTTTAAAGGCGACGGGCCTGCTCGTTTTGTTCAATCTCGTCTTGTTCAATTTCGTGACGCCGGCATCGGCGCAGATCTCCGATGATGTCGTGAAGATCGGTGTTTTGAGCGACCAATCAGGTCTGTATGCGGATATTGGTGGCCCGGGGTCAGTGCTCGCCGCAAAAATGGCGGTGGAGGACTTCGGCGGGTCCGTACTTGGCAAGCGGATCGAGGTCACTTCTGCCGATCACCAGAACAAGCCCGATATAGGCAGCGCAATCGCGCGTCGATGGATTGACGCCGACAAGGTTGACGCAATCGTCGACGTCCCTCATTCGGCCACTGCGCTAGCCGTGCTTAGCGTCACCCGGGAAAAGAACAAGGTCCTGCTGCTGTCGGGGCCGGCCTACGTCGAATTCACCGGCAAGGAATGCGCGCCGACGACCGTCCACTGGACATATGACAGCTACGCCATGGCAAATGGAACGGCTAGCGCGGTCGTCAAGCAGGGCGGCGATAGCTGGTTCTTCATCACCGGTGACAACGCCGGCAGCCATTCGCAGGAGCGCGACGCGATGGCGTTCGTGCAGAAGGCCGGCGGGAAAGTGCTCGGCAGTGTCCGGCACCCGCTCAATACGTCTGATTTTTCATCGTATCTGCTTCAAGCCCAGCAATCGGGAGCCAAGGTGATCGGCCTCGCCAATGCCGGCGGCGACACCGTGAATTCGATCAAGCAGGCCAATGAGTTCGGACTGATCCAAGGTGGACAGAAGCTTGCCGGCCTCCTGATGTTCATCAGCGATGTGAAAGCGGTGGGGCTTGAGCAGGCCAAAGGACTGATCATCACCGATGCCTTTTACTGGGACGCCGACGAGCGCACACGAACGTGGTCGCGGCGCTTCATGAAACTGCGTGACGGGCGCGCGCCGACATCGGCGCAGGCAGGCGTGTACAGCGCCGTGACGCACTATCTCAAGGCCATCGAGAGCGCCAAGACTGACGATGGGCTCGCGGTCTCCGCGATGATGAAAAAACTCCCGGTCAACGATTTCTTTAGCGACAACTACACCATCCGACCAGACGGACGTCTGGTCCGGGATATGTATCTGTTGCAAGTCAAGACCCCAGAGGAGTCCAAGGAGCCATGGGACCTGTTCAAGATCCTGGCTCGGATTCCCGGCGATGAAGCCTATCGTCCGATGACGGAAGGTCAGTGCCCGCTGGCCAAATAGCCCTTGGGAAGACGAGGAAGCGTTCGTCTCGTTTGGATGTCGAAGAATGGCGGCCTGCGATCCCGGTCGGATCGGGCCGTCCCCGAGCAAGGACGCGCGGCGCCATTTA from Rhodopseudomonas sp. BAL398 encodes the following:
- a CDS encoding ABC transporter substrate-binding protein, translated to MRLESSDRHQLRLHAIPKQAAQAIRKIGEIGWHPTFFLAATTTSVSTVLKPAGLEYAKGIITTYYMKDPNDPQWQNDKGVQDWKAFRKNYLPDGNIQDQSNVYGYTVAQAMVEVIRQCGDDLTRENIMKQATNLDLALPMLLPGIKVKTSPTDYFPIEAQSLRRFNGEAWELFGEVSGD
- a CDS encoding FadR/GntR family transcriptional regulator yields the protein MAQSDLATASLRNEPAYRGIVRSIESKIMSGQWSVGNRLPAELAMAADFGVHRSTVREAIRVLEQNGLVRRHDGGKLLYVTAPREADISSKITAAIVLHEISFFELWESMRCLEPMLAECAAKRIDDDTLDVLQANVEKTRAAFEDKQSLVQLDIEFHQTIAHASRNRALQLSRQPIGELFYPAFLNVFSRLNAGERLVFAHEKILLALRTRNAVEARVWMDKHIVDFRRGYELANLDIDAPVCWSKQP
- a CDS encoding ABC transporter substrate-binding protein gives rise to the protein MNALKATGLLVLFNLVLFNFVTPASAQISDDVVKIGVLSDQSGLYADIGGPGSVLAAKMAVEDFGGSVLGKRIEVTSADHQNKPDIGSAIARRWIDADKVDAIVDVPHSATALAVLSVTREKNKVLLLSGPAYVEFTGKECAPTTVHWTYDSYAMANGTASAVVKQGGDSWFFITGDNAGSHSQERDAMAFVQKAGGKVLGSVRHPLNTSDFSSYLLQAQQSGAKVIGLANAGGDTVNSIKQANEFGLIQGGQKLAGLLMFISDVKAVGLEQAKGLIITDAFYWDADERTRTWSRRFMKLRDGRAPTSAQAGVYSAVTHYLKAIESAKTDDGLAVSAMMKKLPVNDFFSDNYTIRPDGRLVRDMYLLQVKTPEESKEPWDLFKILARIPGDEAYRPMTEGQCPLAK